Part of the Jatrophihabitans sp. GAS493 genome, CCAAGCCGTGTTCGATGACCGAGCGCATGACGCCGGCGGTCAGCTCCGGCCTGAGCGTGAGCGAGCGATCACCCCGGTCGGCGAAGGTGTACATCTCCTTGCTGACCACATCCGTGGATTCGCCGACTCCTCGCACGAAGAGTTCGGTGTGCTCGAAGACAGGCGTCTCGATGTAGCTGTAGCCGGCCAGTGCCGGTTCAGCCAGTAGCGCATCCCGAACCTCGACGAAGGCCGCCGACTCCGGCGGGACGTACTCCAGCACGCCCTTGGGGGCGTTCACAATACTCATCCGACCTCCGCTCCGGTGCGCCGGCTGTCGCCACCGTGCAGTCTCATTGCAGCTCCATCAGATACGGATTGCTGATCCGCTCACGGCCGATCGTGGTGCTCGGCCCGTGCCCCGGGTACACCGTGACGGCGTCATCCATCGGCAGGATGACGTCGCGTAGCGAGGCGGTCATCGCCTCCATCGACCCGCCGGGCAGGTCGACCCGTCCGATGCTGCCCTGGAAGAGGACGTCGCCGCTGAGCAGCAACTCACCCTCGGAGACGTCGTCATCGAGGGTGAAGATCACCGATCCGGACGTGTGACCCGGCGCATGGCGAACACCCAGGCTCAGTCCGGCGAGTTGGAGGGTCGCGCCGTCGGTGAGTTCGCGCACGTCATCGGGCTCGGCAAAGCTGATCTGGCCGAAGAGCGGGGTGCCCGGGCGCATTCCCACGCCCGTCCACGGGTCCTTGAGCTGGTCGCGGTCGCTCGGGTGGATATAGGCGGCGACGTCACGGGCCTGGCAGACCGGGAAGACTGAGAAGCTGTGGTCGAAGTGGCCGTGGGTCAGGATCACCGCCGCCGGGTGCAGCCGGTGCTCGGCGATGACCTCGTCCAGCTGCTTGACCACCTCGATGCCGGGATCGACGATGACGCACTGCTCGCCGGCCGCAGGGGCCAGGACGTAGCAGTTCGTACCGGTGTAGGCCGACGGGAACCCCGCGATGAGCACAGCGTGCAACTTTCGACAGTGACTGACGTGATGATTGAGGCCAGCCTACCCAGCGCCACCACACACATTGCGTACCCACAGCCCCCACAGCCCGGCCCACGCCACTTGCCACAGTCGCATTACGTACACTTTCGCAGAACTTCATTCTGTGGGAAGGATCCGTCGTGGCGACGAACAATCAGCGTCGAGAGGCTGCCAAGCGTCAGCTCGAGCAGCAGTTGGCGCAGCGTCAGCGGCAGCAGTCCCACAAACGTGGGCAGATGCTGATCATCTCGATCGGCGGGTCGATCTTCGTGGTGCTCCTGCTCGTTCTGGGGCTGGCCATCGCCGAGCACCACAGCGATGACAAGAAGAGCACCGCCGCAGCGGCCACCGGCGCCGCGAGCGACACCTCGGCCCCGACCAGCGCGGCCCCGACGAGCGCGGCGCAGTCGCCGACCACGCCGGGCGACTGCGACTTCACCAAGGACAGCAGCGCGGCGGCCAAGGCCGTCACGCTCCCACCACTCACCGGCAATCCCGTCACCGGCACGGCCAAGGTCACGATGAACACGTCGCAGGGAGTCGTCGCGGTCACGGTTGACCGGGCGCTGGCGCCGTGCACCGTCGAGAGCTTCCTCTCCCTGTCCAAGCAGAAGTACTACAACGACACCCCATGCCACCGGCTGGTCACCAGCGGAATCTATGTCCTGCAGTGCGGCGACCCGACCGGCAGCGGGTCCGGCGGTCCGGGCTACACGATTCCGGATGAGGCGACCGGCAACGAGGCCTACCCGGCCGGCACGCTGGCCATGGCGCGTACCTCAACCGCGCACAGCGGCGGCAGCCAGTTCTTCTTCGTCTACAAGGACTCCCCCAGCCTGGCCCAGAACCTGGGAACCCTGCAGTACACGGTCTTCGGCAAGGTCACGACCGGCCTGGACGTGCTGCAGAAGATCGCCGCCGGCGGGGTCGCCGATGGCAGCACCGACGGTTCACCGAAGCTGCCGGTTCAGATCAAGACGGTGACGGTCAGCTAGCCCGCGCGGGCCGTTCGGCTAAGCGGTGTGGCCGACTTGGCGGTATGGCCCGTCAGTGGGTGTGGCCCGTCAGTTCGAGTGCACCCGGTACACGTCATAGACGCCGTCCACGTTGCGGATTGTCCGCAGCAGATGGCCCAGGTGTTTCGCCTCGCCCAGCTCGAAGGTGAATTTGCTGACGGCGACGCGATCACGATTCGTGCTCACCGATGCCGACAGGATGTTCACCCGCTCGTCTGAGAGCACCCGGCTGACATCCGAGAGCAGCCGATGGCGGTCCAGCGCCTCGACCTGGATCGACACCACGAAGACCGACTCGGACGACGGCGCCCACTCGACCTCCACGTTGCGATCCTGCTGCTCTAGCAGCACGGCGGCATTGGTGCAGGCCAGCCGGTGTACCGAGACTCCCCCGCCACGAGTGACGAAGCCCATGATGGCGTCACCCGGAACCGGAGTGCAGCAACGGGCCAGCTTGACCCAGACATCGCTGACGCCCTTGACCACGACGCCCGCGTCCCCTGAGGAGCGCTTGATGGTCGAGCCGGGCGGATCCATCGACGGCCGGGTGGTCTCGGCGAGGTCCTCAACCGCGCCCTCCAGCCCACCCAGCTGCGCGACGAGCTTCTGGACGACCGCCTGGGCCGAGACGTGGCCCTCGCCGATGTTCGCATAGAGCGCAGTGATATCGGCCAGGTGTAGATCGCGGGCGATGGTGAGCAGCACATCCCCGCCGAGCATTCGCTGCATCGGCAGTGCCGCCTTGCGCATCGCCTTGGTCAGCGCGGTCTTTCCGGCATCCACCGCATCCTCACGGCGTTCCCGGGCAAACCACTGCCGAATTTTGGTCTTCGCCCGGGGCGACTTGACGAAGGCCATCCAGTCCCGCGACGGTCCGGCGTTCTCAGCCTTGGAGGTGAAGATCTCGACGGTGTCCCCGTTGTCGAGCTCCCCCTCCAGGGCAACCAGCTTGCCGTTCACCCGGGCCCCGATACAGCGGTGCCCGACCTCGGTATGCACGGCGTAGGCGAAGTCGACCGGGGTGGAGCCGGCCGGCAGCGCGACCACCTCGCCCTTCGGTGTGAAGACGTAGACCTCGTTGGCGCCGAGGTCGTAACGCAGCGAGTCGAGGAACTCGTCGGGCTCCTGCGTCTCGCGCTGCCAGTCCAGCAGCTGGCGCAGCCAACCCATCTCATCCGAGACGGCCGACGGCTCGGCAGCGGAGACGTTCTTGATCTCCTTGTACTTCCAGTGCGCGGCGATGCCGTACTCAGCGGTGCGGTGCATCGCGTGGGTGCGGATCTGCAGCTCCACCGGCTTGCCGCCCGGCCCGATCACTGTGGTGTGCAGCGACTGGTACATGTTGAACTTGGGCATCGCGATGTAGTCCTTGAACCGCCCCGGTACCGGCTGCCAGTTCGCGTGGATCACCCCGAGGGTTGCGTAGCAGTCCCGCTCGGTGTCGACGAGGACACGGATTCCGACCAGATCGTAGATGTCGGTGAAGTCACGACCGCGCACGATCATCTTCTGGTAGATCGAGTAGTAGTGCTTCGGACGGCCGGTGATGGCCGCCTTGATGGCGCCCTCTTTCAGGTCGTTGTTGACCCGTTCGATGACCTCGTGGAGGTAGGTGTCGCGGGACGGAGCACGGTCGGCGACGAGCCGCACGATCTCGTCGTACCGCTTCGGGTACAGCGTCGCGAAGGCGAGGTCCTCGAGCTCCCACTTGACCGTGTTCATACCCAGTCGATGGGCCAGTGGAGCGAGAACCTCCAGCGTTTCACGGGCCTTTCGCTCCTGCTTGGCCGGTGGGAGAAAGCGCAGAGTACGCATGTTGTGCAGCCGGTCGGCCAGCTTGATGACCAGCACCCGCGGGTCACGGGCCATCGCCACGATCATCTTGCGAATCGTCTCGGCTTCGGCGGCGTCGCCGAACTTCACCTTGTCGAGCTTGGTCACGCCATCGACCAGATGCGCTACATCGGCCCCAAACTGCGTAGTGATCTCAGCCAGAGAGGTGCGGGTGTCCTCCACCGTGTCATGAAGCAACGCGGCGACCAGCGTGGTGGTGTCCATACCGAGCTCGGCCAGGATCGTCGCCACCGCCAGCGGGTGGGTAATGTAGGGGTCGCCGCTCTTACGCAACTGCCCGCGATGACGCTCCTCCGCCAGGTCGTAACCGCGCTGCAGCAGCCGCGCATCGACCTTGGGGTGGGCGTTCTGATGAATGGCCAGCAACGGTTCGAGCACCGGCTTCACGCTGGACTGGCGCGGCGCGGCGACCAGTCGGCGAGCCAGCCGGTCGCGAACCCGTCGCCGGTACTGCGGAGTGTCGGAGGCCTTGGGTGCGGCGTTCTTGGGGGCGACCATGCGAGCCGATGCGCTGCGCGGGGAGGTGGTGTCCTCACCGCTGGGCTCGGCCGGCGGCTTCACAGCCGCCGGGGAGGCGGCCGGGGCGGTCGGCGGCCGGGTGGCCGGGGTCGAGGGAGGAGCAACCGATCGCGTCGGGGCGGGCGGCAGGACGCCTTCGGGAGCACTCGAGGGAGCACTCGAGGCCGTGGACGGAATTGTCGGCTGGGTCGTCGGCGGGGTCGCTGGAGCAGTCGATGACTTCGGCGCATTCGCAGCCTCGGCGGCATCACTCGATGGCCCGACGGCGTTCAGCGTCTCGGTGCCGGGCAGAGCAGATCCAGTTGCCGCTTCAGGTGTCAGCGTCTGCTCCTTAGATAGACCGTAATTTCAGTCTAGAAGATCGTCCTCCGGAGCGCTTGCCGGGTTCGAACCCGACGGTTCAGACCCGAAGCAGTGCCGTCACCCGGGGGCCGGACGAGCCGGACAGGCCGGACAGGGCAGCGCGGCCGTTGAGGAAGCCGATCTCCAGCAGCACTCCGGTTCCGGAGATCTCGGCACCCGCCTCAGTCAACAACTGCGTAGCAGCCGCGAGTGTTCCCCCGGTGGCCAGCACGTCATCGACGACGTACACCCGGCGGCCGTCGAGGACACCCAGCGGCACCTCCAAAACCGCCGTGCCGTACTCGAGTTGGTATTCGCGGGTCACCGTGGGCGGTGGGAGCTTTCCGGCCTTGCGAACCAGTACCAGCCCACAGTTCAGCTCGTTCGCGAGGGCGGCCGCGAGCACGAAGCCCCGAGCCTCGACGCCGGAGACCAGGTCGACGCCGCCGGCCGCCCGCGCCGCGTCAGCCAGAGCTCGGACGGCCATGCCGAAGGCCTGCGGGTCAGCCAGCAGGGGCGAGATGTCCTTGAAGAGCACACCCGGCAGCGGGAAGTCCTGAACGTCTCGCATCCCGGTGCTGACCGTGGCCGCGACCTCGGCGCCGGCATCGCCGACTGGGCCACTCATCAACGACGACGCTGCGGGCGCGCCCCGGGCTTCGGGGCCGGCATCGGTCCTGAGCCGCGTCGAGCCGCCGCGGCGGCCGCGACGGCGACCGGGGAGATCTCGACCGCCTCGTGCTTGTCACTGGCCCGCTTCGCCATCACCCGGCGCGTCAGTTGCTTGTAGGCCGGCTGCCGCTCGGTCAGGTCCACGACCAGCGGGGTGGCCAGGAAGAGTGAGGAGTACGCCCCGGACGCCAGCCCGACGAAGAGGATCAGCGCCAGGTCCTTGATGGTGCCCACACCGAGGATTCCGGCACCGACGAAGAGCAGACCGGCGACCGGGAGCAGCGAGATCAATGAAGTGTTGATCGAGCGCATGAGCGTCTGGTTGACGGCCAGGTTGGCCGCCTCGGAGAAGGTCATCCGGCTACCGGCGAGCAGGTTCTGAGAGTTCTCCGAAACCTTGTCGTAGACGACCACGGTGTCATACAGCGAGAACCCGAGAATGGTCAGCAGTCCGACCACCGTCGAGGGCGTCACCTCGAAGCCGATGAGCGAATAGATTCCGGCGGCGATGATGAGGTCGTGCAGCAGCGCAATCATCGCACCGACCGCCATCCGCCATTGGAAGCGGAACGAAATGTAGATCGAGACCACAATCAGGAACACGATCAGGGCCTGGATCGCCGACTTGGTGACGTCACGACCCCAGTCGGAACTGACCGTGGTGGCGTTGATGTCACTCTTCGGGATACCGGTCGACTTGGAGACCGAGTTCTCGACGTTGTTCAGCTCAATCGCGCCGACCGACTTCGTCTTGACGACGATCTGGCGGCTGGCACCGCTGCCGACCTCCTGGGCCGCGTCGGCCGGTGGTAGGCCGGCGGCGTTGAAGGCGTCCTCGACCTGACTGGTCGAGATCGACGAGCCGTGGGTCTGAATCTGGAACTGGCTGCCGCCGGCGAACTCCACACCGAAGTTGAAGCCACGAATCACGAACGCCAGGATGCAGATCGCGATCATGATGCCGGAAGCCAGATACCACCGCTTCCGCGAACCGATGAAGTTGTAGTTGGTCTCGCCGCGGTAAAGCTTGGTGAAGGCGCTCATCAGCTCTGGCCCTTGCTGTCGTCGTCAGATGACGTTCCGGCGTTCTGTGCCCGCAGTCGCGCTCGACGAGCAGCCGCTCGTTCGGCTGCGGTGCCCGACGCCGGGCTCACCTTGGGCGACGGCTCGGCCGCCGGCGCTGGGCTCGGTTCGGTTGCTTCGAGCGGATCTGCCTCCGAACCCACCGTCGACACCGTCGGCGCTGCGGCGGTTGGTGTGACCGCGTCGCTATCGACCGCAGTGTCGGCCTCGTCCTGATCGCCGAGCTCATCGCCGACGTTGGCCTCGGGCTCGGCGACCGCAACGGCAGTCGGCGCGGCCTTGGCCGACGGCTTGCTGAGACGGATCGATCCGGTCGGAACGCGCGGTTCGGGATCAGCCGGTGGGGCCGTCTTCGTCCGGCGCTTCACCTGCGTCGAGTCATCGGCTACGACACCGCCCGCCCGTGCCGAGTTGAGCCCGGTAAAGCCCGCGGACCCGAAGGTGGCGCTGCGCGATAGCAGTGACACCAGCGGGTGGGTGAAGAGGAAGACGACGACGAGGTCGAGGATGGTGGAGAGGCCGAGGGTGAATGCGAAGCCCTTCACGTCACCGGCAGCGAAGAAGTAGAGCACCGCCGCGGCGAGGAAGGAGACCGTATCCGCCGAGAGAATCGTGCGCCGGGCCCTAACCCAGGCGCGCGGCACCGCGACCCGCATGGATCTACCCTCGTGCACTTCGTCCTTTATTCGTTCGAAGAACACGACGAATGAGTCAGCGGTGATACCCACCGCAACGATGAAACCGGCGATACCGGCGAGGGTCAGGGTGAAACCGATCTGCCGGGAGAGGAAGACGATGCAGCCGTAGGTCAGGCCGCCGGAGACCACCAGCGATGCGATGGTGACCAAACCAAGCCCGCGGTAATACAGCAGCGAGTAGATCACGACGAGGGCCAGTCCGATGCCTCCGGCCAGCAGGCCGGCCTTCAGCTGAGCGCTGCCGAGCGTGGCACTCACGTTGGAGGCGGTCAGCGGGTCCCCGAAGTTCAGGGGCAGCGCGCCGTAACGGAGCTGGTCGGCCAGATTGGTAGCCGAGCTCTGCGTGAAGGAGCCGCTGATCTGCGTGCTGCCACCATTGATCGCCGACTGGTTGTAGGGCGAGGAGACCACCGCGCCGTCGAGGGTGAAGGCCACGAAGTTAGCGCAGGGCACGCTGCTCGTGCCGCAGCTGGTGTAGTCCGGGGTCGCAGTCGACCCACTGGTGTTGTGCTTGGTCGTGTAGTCGGCCCAGGCCGCCTGGCCGCTGCTCTTCAGATCGAGCGAGACGATCCACTGGTTGGTCGAGTTCAGCTGGGCTGAGGCATCGCTGATCTCGGTTCCGGGCACGATCACCGGGCCGAGGAAGTACACCAGCGTCGGCTTGTCGTGCGAGTCACAGGCCAGCAGGGTCTGCGCCTGCTTGGTGTCCGGCGGGCTTGACGCACAGTCGAAGTGCGACGCCGTCGCCTGCAGAAGCTGCTGCTGGGTCGAGGTGAGCTTCTCGTAGTCGGTCTCAGTGGTCGGGATCGGGAAGTCGAGAACTGAGAAGGGGTTCTCGGTCACCGTGGTGCCCGAGAGGAGCGTCTGCTGCGCCGGGGTGAGGGTGGGCGTCGCGGCCGCGGCCGCCGGAGTGCTTGCCGCCGCACTGGCCGGGGCCGCCGCCGAGGTCGGCGCGGCCGATCCGGAGGCTTGGTGCGGCGCAGCCGCCAGCTCACGAGCCGAGGCGTCCTGCGGGCTCAGTTGCCGGGACGACTCGTCCTTGGGGGCCACGCTCGACGACCCATTGGCCGACGGGCTGGTCGACGCCGCGCTGGCCGAGGCGGCCGGAGATGTCGATGCGCCTGAGCCGGACGCCGTCCCCGCGCTCGCACTGGCCGCGGAGGCCGACGCCGCGGCGGCGGCGGCCGCCGCCACCGGCTGCACGACCGGCATGATGAGCGGCCGGAAGTTCAGCTGGGCGGCGCTGCCGATACTGGCCAGCTGATCGGCGGCGTTGTGGCCGGGGATCGAGATGACGATGCGGTCACTGCCCTCGATGACGACCTGGGCCTCAGAGACACCGTAAGCGTTTACGCGCTGATCCATGATCGAGCGCGCCTCCTCCATAGAGGACTTCGACGGCGTCGAGCCGTCCGGCGTCTTCGCCTGGAAGACGACCTGTGTCCCGCCTTCGAGGTCGAGCCCGAGCTTCGGCGTGCGTGACTGGCCGGGCCAGAAGACGATCGCATAGAGGACAACAAAGATGGCGAGCAGCGCTAAGAAATAACGCCCGACGCGCAGCGTTCCGGCGGGTGGAGCCACTGGGGAAATTCTCCTATAGATGAGTGCTGGATCCGGCGCAGATTGCCGGCAGCACGAGGCCATGAAAACAGACCCGCGGGACGAATGTCGCGCAGGTCATACGACAGTATGACCGAAGGGGCAAGCAGACGCTCCCCAGGTCATCGGTCGATCGATCAGTCAGACGTCTGAGTGCCCGCCTGCGTTCCCGGTTCTGGATCCGATCCGGTCGCCTGCTCACCGACTGCCTGCTCCCCCAGACGGTACTGGGCGGGCAGGGAGGCGATGTCACGCAGGGCGGCGAAGGCCCACTTGACCTCGATGCCGGGCGCGATTCGCAGCAGCACCGTGTCCCCGTCCGGATCAATGGCGACGACCTGACCGTAGAGGCCGGAGGTGGTCATCACCTCACTACCGAGGCCGATCGTGGCCCGACGGGCGGATTCGGCGCCGGCAGCGCGCTGTTTGGCCCGCTGGGCGAAGAGGAACATCCCAGCGAGGATGAGGATGATTATGACGAGCGGAAGAATCTTCATAGCAAATCCCTAGCGGTAAATCAGACCCGGCGGTGTCGGCCGTAGCCCCGATGCGCGGCGGCCAACTGAAGAGGCAGCAGCCCAGAAGTGAGTGTCACTCCTGGAACAGGGTAGGCGCTGATGGGTCCACTCCGGCACCGAATCGTCCGCTCGCCAGGTATCCGTGGGCCGCCGAGGCCGGCGGAGTGAGACCGAGATGATGCCAGGCGGCAGGCGTCGCGACCCGCCCCCGGGAGGTTCGCGCCAGCAGCCCGGCCCGCACCAGGAATGGCTCAGCCACCTCCTCCACGGTCTCAGCCTCCTCGCCGACGGCGACGGCCAGCGTCCCGACCCCGACCGGTCCCCCGCCGAAACGCCGCACGAGCGCGTCGAGCACAGCCCGGTCTAGGCGATCCAGACCGAGCTCGTCGACGTCGTAGACGGCCAG contains:
- a CDS encoding MBL fold metallo-hydrolase, translating into MLIAGFPSAYTGTNCYVLAPAAGEQCVIVDPGIEVVKQLDEVIAEHRLHPAAVILTHGHFDHSFSVFPVCQARDVAAYIHPSDRDQLKDPWTGVGMRPGTPLFGQISFAEPDDVRELTDGATLQLAGLSLGVRHAPGHTSGSVIFTLDDDVSEGELLLSGDVLFQGSIGRVDLPGGSMEAMTASLRDVILPMDDAVTVYPGHGPSTTIGRERISNPYLMELQ
- a CDS encoding peptidylprolyl isomerase encodes the protein MATNNQRREAAKRQLEQQLAQRQRQQSHKRGQMLIISIGGSIFVVLLLVLGLAIAEHHSDDKKSTAAAATGAASDTSAPTSAAPTSAAQSPTTPGDCDFTKDSSAAAKAVTLPPLTGNPVTGTAKVTMNTSQGVVAVTVDRALAPCTVESFLSLSKQKYYNDTPCHRLVTSGIYVLQCGDPTGSGSGGPGYTIPDEATGNEAYPAGTLAMARTSTAHSGGSQFFFVYKDSPSLAQNLGTLQYTVFGKVTTGLDVLQKIAAGGVADGSTDGSPKLPVQIKTVTVS
- a CDS encoding bifunctional (p)ppGpp synthetase/guanosine-3',5'-bis(diphosphate) 3'-pyrophosphohydrolase, with the protein product MVAPKNAAPKASDTPQYRRRVRDRLARRLVAAPRQSSVKPVLEPLLAIHQNAHPKVDARLLQRGYDLAEERHRGQLRKSGDPYITHPLAVATILAELGMDTTTLVAALLHDTVEDTRTSLAEITTQFGADVAHLVDGVTKLDKVKFGDAAEAETIRKMIVAMARDPRVLVIKLADRLHNMRTLRFLPPAKQERKARETLEVLAPLAHRLGMNTVKWELEDLAFATLYPKRYDEIVRLVADRAPSRDTYLHEVIERVNNDLKEGAIKAAITGRPKHYYSIYQKMIVRGRDFTDIYDLVGIRVLVDTERDCYATLGVIHANWQPVPGRFKDYIAMPKFNMYQSLHTTVIGPGGKPVELQIRTHAMHRTAEYGIAAHWKYKEIKNVSAAEPSAVSDEMGWLRQLLDWQRETQEPDEFLDSLRYDLGANEVYVFTPKGEVVALPAGSTPVDFAYAVHTEVGHRCIGARVNGKLVALEGELDNGDTVEIFTSKAENAGPSRDWMAFVKSPRAKTKIRQWFARERREDAVDAGKTALTKAMRKAALPMQRMLGGDVLLTIARDLHLADITALYANIGEGHVSAQAVVQKLVAQLGGLEGAVEDLAETTRPSMDPPGSTIKRSSGDAGVVVKGVSDVWVKLARCCTPVPGDAIMGFVTRGGGVSVHRLACTNAAVLLEQQDRNVEVEWAPSSESVFVVSIQVEALDRHRLLSDVSRVLSDERVNILSASVSTNRDRVAVSKFTFELGEAKHLGHLLRTIRNVDGVYDVYRVHSN
- a CDS encoding adenine phosphoribosyltransferase gives rise to the protein MSGPVGDAGAEVAATVSTGMRDVQDFPLPGVLFKDISPLLADPQAFGMAVRALADAARAAGGVDLVSGVEARGFVLAAALANELNCGLVLVRKAGKLPPPTVTREYQLEYGTAVLEVPLGVLDGRRVYVVDDVLATGGTLAAATQLLTEAGAEISGTGVLLEIGFLNGRAALSGLSGSSGPRVTALLRV
- the secF gene encoding protein translocase subunit SecF, translating into MSAFTKLYRGETNYNFIGSRKRWYLASGIMIAICILAFVIRGFNFGVEFAGGSQFQIQTHGSSISTSQVEDAFNAAGLPPADAAQEVGSGASRQIVVKTKSVGAIELNNVENSVSKSTGIPKSDINATTVSSDWGRDVTKSAIQALIVFLIVVSIYISFRFQWRMAVGAMIALLHDLIIAAGIYSLIGFEVTPSTVVGLLTILGFSLYDTVVVYDKVSENSQNLLAGSRMTFSEAANLAVNQTLMRSINTSLISLLPVAGLLFVGAGILGVGTIKDLALILFVGLASGAYSSLFLATPLVVDLTERQPAYKQLTRRVMAKRASDKHEAVEISPVAVAAAAAARRGSGPMPAPKPGARPQRRR
- the secD gene encoding protein translocase subunit SecD, which gives rise to MAPPAGTLRVGRYFLALLAIFVVLYAIVFWPGQSRTPKLGLDLEGGTQVVFQAKTPDGSTPSKSSMEEARSIMDQRVNAYGVSEAQVVIEGSDRIVISIPGHNAADQLASIGSAAQLNFRPLIMPVVQPVAAAAAAAASASAASASAGTASGSGASTSPAASASAASTSPSANGSSSVAPKDESSRQLSPQDASARELAAAPHQASGSAAPTSAAAPASAAASTPAAAAATPTLTPAQQTLLSGTTVTENPFSVLDFPIPTTETDYEKLTSTQQQLLQATASHFDCASSPPDTKQAQTLLACDSHDKPTLVYFLGPVIVPGTEISDASAQLNSTNQWIVSLDLKSSGQAAWADYTTKHNTSGSTATPDYTSCGTSSVPCANFVAFTLDGAVVSSPYNQSAINGGSTQISGSFTQSSATNLADQLRYGALPLNFGDPLTASNVSATLGSAQLKAGLLAGGIGLALVVIYSLLYYRGLGLVTIASLVVSGGLTYGCIVFLSRQIGFTLTLAGIAGFIVAVGITADSFVVFFERIKDEVHEGRSMRVAVPRAWVRARRTILSADTVSFLAAAVLYFFAAGDVKGFAFTLGLSTILDLVVVFLFTHPLVSLLSRSATFGSAGFTGLNSARAGGVVADDSTQVKRRTKTAPPADPEPRVPTGSIRLSKPSAKAAPTAVAVAEPEANVGDELGDQDEADTAVDSDAVTPTAAAPTVSTVGSEADPLEATEPSPAPAAEPSPKVSPASGTAAERAAARRARLRAQNAGTSSDDDSKGQS
- the yajC gene encoding preprotein translocase subunit YajC, whose product is MKILPLVIIILILAGMFLFAQRAKQRAAGAESARRATIGLGSEVMTTSGLYGQVVAIDPDGDTVLLRIAPGIEVKWAFAALRDIASLPAQYRLGEQAVGEQATGSDPEPGTQAGTQTSD